In Halorussus limi, a genomic segment contains:
- a CDS encoding 50S ribosomal protein L44e, producing the protein MQMPRRFNTYCPHCKAHEEHEVQKVRTGRSTGMKWDQRKQREGSKGIGNRGRFSKVPGGDKPTKKTDLKYRCSECGKAHLREGWRAGRLELED; encoded by the coding sequence ATGCAGATGCCACGACGCTTCAATACGTACTGCCCGCATTGCAAGGCTCACGAAGAACACGAGGTCCAGAAGGTCCGAACCGGTCGCTCGACCGGCATGAAGTGGGACCAGCGTAAGCAGCGCGAAGGCTCGAAGGGTATCGGGAACCGCGGTCGGTTCTCCAAAGTTCCCGGTGGGGACAAGCCCACGAAGAAGACCGACCTGAAGTACCGCTGCAGCGAGTGCGGCAAGGCCCACCTCCGCGAGGGATGGCGCGCCGGCCGACTCGAACTGGAGGACTAA
- a CDS encoding DUF7139 domain-containing protein has protein sequence MTSLAEAYEENVGEVGNVRLLYLGVGLFAAGALLVVLGIVFATTGVESAFGIEWWQGRKAAGILAGLGVPAVFVGIFSVLPASERVRAAAAIGAGISTLGVALFAHAYPYKWTGAPGPEDLTLQVVAVYFVGVMVTFGCLFVAVVNFKTRNDPGGTVTLEVAHEGEVRTVEVRKGELEEFDDIENLSALQTELADSAAGDPDNDPEPVPADPTETGLGGVAFMGDVPDGETPTQTNHSGRGARPTSDGGEQTFGLRASSDPQSDGGTATDDIRSPLDDADATARSRQGTTDAYCGNCQHFQYVRTNEGMQPHCGFYGRTMSDMDACEEWEPNG, from the coding sequence ATGACAAGCCTCGCGGAGGCCTACGAGGAGAACGTCGGCGAGGTCGGTAACGTCCGACTCCTCTACCTCGGGGTCGGTCTGTTCGCCGCCGGGGCGCTGCTCGTCGTGCTCGGCATCGTCTTCGCCACGACGGGCGTCGAATCGGCCTTCGGCATCGAGTGGTGGCAGGGCCGGAAAGCCGCCGGGATACTGGCGGGACTCGGCGTCCCGGCCGTCTTCGTCGGCATCTTCAGCGTCCTCCCCGCGAGCGAACGCGTCCGGGCGGCCGCCGCCATCGGCGCGGGTATCTCGACGCTCGGCGTCGCGCTGTTCGCCCACGCCTACCCCTACAAGTGGACCGGCGCGCCCGGTCCCGAGGACCTCACGCTTCAGGTCGTCGCCGTTTACTTCGTCGGCGTCATGGTGACGTTCGGGTGCCTGTTCGTCGCCGTGGTCAACTTCAAGACGCGCAACGACCCCGGCGGCACCGTCACGCTCGAAGTCGCCCACGAGGGCGAGGTCCGGACCGTCGAGGTCCGGAAGGGCGAACTGGAGGAGTTCGACGACATCGAGAATCTGAGCGCGCTCCAGACCGAACTCGCGGACTCGGCCGCCGGCGACCCGGACAACGACCCCGAACCGGTGCCCGCCGACCCGACCGAGACCGGTCTCGGCGGCGTCGCGTTCATGGGCGACGTGCCCGACGGCGAGACTCCGACCCAGACGAACCACTCCGGTCGCGGCGCGCGCCCGACCAGCGACGGCGGTGAGCAGACCTTCGGTCTGCGAGCCTCGTCGGACCCGCAGTCCGACGGCGGGACCGCGACCGACGACATCCGGTCGCCGCTGGACGACGCCGACGCGACCGCCCGCTCCCGACAGGGAACCACCGACGCCTACTGCGGCAACTGCCAGCACTTCCAGTACGTCCGGACCAACGAGGGGATGCAACCACACTGCGGCTTCTACGGCCGCACGATGAGCGACATGGACGCCTGCGAGGAGTGGGAACCGAACGGCTAA
- a CDS encoding DUF5788 family protein, whose amino-acid sequence MKEYQRKQLLERVEREGATVGANIPEAIDVQGESVDLREFVFEIKRRDTVPAGERERVDEAKKNLRRERLQRRQLLEEGDITYEEGEDLAAAIVGIDRALNALESLGPTDLERESEAKEAADQKRWMSFLKQALGRDDANNRGRL is encoded by the coding sequence GTGAAGGAGTACCAGCGCAAGCAACTGCTGGAGCGCGTTGAGCGCGAGGGCGCGACGGTCGGCGCGAACATCCCCGAGGCCATCGACGTGCAGGGCGAGTCGGTGGACCTCCGGGAGTTCGTCTTCGAAATCAAGCGTCGGGACACCGTCCCCGCGGGCGAACGCGAGCGAGTGGACGAGGCCAAGAAGAACCTCCGGCGCGAGCGCCTCCAGCGCCGACAACTGCTGGAAGAGGGCGACATCACCTACGAGGAGGGCGAGGACCTCGCGGCGGCCATCGTCGGCATCGACCGGGCGCTCAACGCCTTAGAGAGCCTCGGCCCGACCGACCTCGAACGCGAGAGCGAGGCCAAGGAGGCCGCCGACCAGAAGCGCTGGATGTCGTTCCTCAAGCAGGCGCTCGGCCGGGACGACGCCAACAACCGCGGACGATTATAG
- a CDS encoding 30S ribosomal protein S27e, giving the protein MAGNFYTVQCPDCDNEQIVFGKAATEVACAVCGATLARPTGGDAEFEGEVTDTVERRSASSVQSDDSVEAR; this is encoded by the coding sequence ATGGCAGGAAACTTTTACACGGTCCAGTGTCCGGACTGCGACAACGAACAGATCGTCTTCGGTAAGGCCGCGACTGAGGTCGCCTGCGCCGTCTGTGGCGCGACCCTCGCCCGCCCGACCGGCGGCGACGCCGAGTTCGAGGGCGAAGTGACCGACACCGTGGAGCGACGCTCCGCGAGCAGCGTACAGTCCGACGACAGCGTGGAAGCGCGATGA
- a CDS encoding RNA-protein complex protein Nop10 gives MKSDILVCSAWRDEHPRPVYTLSTTCPECGAEAVNSAPAPFNPEDPHGEYRRALKERARE, from the coding sequence ATGAAATCGGATATCCTCGTCTGTTCGGCGTGGCGCGACGAACACCCGCGGCCGGTGTACACCCTTTCTACGACGTGTCCGGAGTGCGGAGCCGAGGCCGTCAACAGCGCGCCCGCTCCGTTCAACCCCGAGGACCCCCACGGCGAGTACCGACGGGCACTTAAGGAGCGCGCCCGCGAGTAA
- a CDS encoding helix-hairpin-helix domain-containing protein, translating to MSRNAEVADLLEAYADLLSAQGVDYKPKVYERAAESIRDSPEDVEELAAEGPEAVQRIQDVGESISKKVVEAVETGTFEQLEEKRAEMPVEMAELTSVEGVGPKTVGDLYRALDVRDLDDLENAAREGEIREVSGFGEKTEQNILEGIQFARESQGRKLLGDARPVGEAALEFFEAIPEAGRCELAGSLRRWKPTIGDIDVLVGSDDRQAVIDAFTEWSEADEVIEAGTDKASVRSDGQRVDLRVVVPEEFGSALQYFTGSKEHNIRFRNYAIDRGFKINEYGVFDVSEVEDPDAGQRVGERVAGETEAGMYEAVGLPYIEPEMREDRGEIAAAADGDLPDLVEEDEIRGDLHLHTEWSDGGFTVAEMAEAAAEFGHDYISVADHATGPGMVGGVGLDDEELREQLAEIRDLEPDLPVTVFAGVEANIAEDGSISVGDDLLADLDCVVASPHSKLEGDATERIIAAIEHPCVDIIGHPTGRMIHQRPGVELDIDVVARAAADHGTALEINSSPYRLDLWGSAVKQAVEEGATIAVDTDAHSPGEYELVRYGVHTARRGWAQADDILNARDADGVREFLH from the coding sequence ATGTCACGAAACGCCGAAGTCGCCGACTTACTCGAAGCGTACGCCGACCTGCTGTCAGCCCAAGGCGTCGACTACAAGCCGAAGGTGTACGAGCGGGCGGCCGAGAGCATCCGCGACTCGCCCGAGGACGTGGAGGAACTGGCCGCCGAGGGTCCCGAGGCGGTTCAGCGGATTCAGGACGTTGGCGAGTCAATCTCGAAGAAAGTCGTGGAGGCCGTCGAGACCGGCACGTTCGAGCAGTTGGAAGAGAAGCGCGCCGAGATGCCGGTCGAGATGGCCGAACTCACCAGCGTCGAGGGAGTCGGCCCGAAGACGGTGGGCGACCTCTACCGGGCGCTCGACGTGCGGGACTTAGACGACCTCGAGAACGCCGCCCGCGAGGGCGAGATTCGGGAGGTGTCCGGGTTCGGCGAGAAGACCGAGCAGAACATCTTGGAGGGCATCCAGTTCGCCCGCGAGTCGCAGGGCCGGAAACTGCTCGGCGACGCCCGGCCGGTCGGCGAGGCCGCCTTGGAGTTCTTCGAGGCGATTCCGGAGGCGGGCCGGTGCGAACTCGCGGGGTCCCTGCGTCGGTGGAAACCGACCATCGGCGACATCGACGTGCTGGTCGGGAGCGACGACCGGCAGGCGGTCATCGACGCGTTCACCGAGTGGTCGGAGGCCGACGAAGTCATCGAGGCCGGAACCGACAAGGCCAGCGTGCGCTCGGACGGCCAGCGCGTGGACCTCCGGGTCGTCGTACCCGAGGAGTTCGGGTCGGCACTGCAGTACTTCACCGGGAGCAAGGAACACAACATCCGGTTCCGGAACTACGCCATCGACCGGGGCTTCAAAATCAACGAGTACGGCGTGTTCGACGTGAGCGAGGTCGAGGACCCCGACGCCGGCCAACGAGTCGGCGAGCGGGTCGCTGGCGAGACCGAGGCGGGGATGTACGAAGCGGTCGGCCTGCCGTACATCGAACCCGAGATGCGCGAGGACCGCGGGGAGATCGCCGCCGCCGCGGACGGCGACCTGCCGGACCTCGTCGAAGAGGACGAGATTCGGGGCGACCTCCACCTCCACACCGAGTGGTCCGACGGCGGGTTCACCGTCGCGGAGATGGCCGAGGCGGCGGCCGAGTTCGGCCACGACTACATCTCCGTCGCCGACCACGCCACCGGGCCGGGGATGGTCGGCGGCGTCGGACTCGACGACGAGGAGTTGCGCGAGCAGTTGGCCGAGATTCGGGACCTCGAACCCGACCTCCCCGTCACCGTCTTCGCGGGCGTCGAGGCCAACATCGCCGAGGACGGGTCCATCAGCGTCGGCGACGACCTGCTGGCGGACCTCGACTGCGTGGTCGCCTCGCCCCACAGCAAACTGGAGGGCGACGCGACCGAGCGAATCATCGCCGCCATCGAACACCCGTGCGTGGACATCATCGGCCACCCGACCGGTCGGATGATACACCAGCGACCCGGCGTCGAGTTGGACATCGACGTGGTGGCCCGCGCCGCCGCCGACCACGGCACCGCCCTCGAAATCAACAGCAGCCCCTACCGCCTCGACCTCTGGGGGAGCGCGGTCAAGCAGGCCGTCGAGGAGGGCGCGACCATCGCCGTCGACACCGACGCTCACTCGCCGGGAGAGTACGAACTCGTCAGGTACGGCGTCCACACCGCCCGGCGCGGATGGGCGCAGGCCGACGACATCCTGAACGCCCGGGACGCCGACGGCGTTCGCGAGTTCCTCCACTGA
- a CDS encoding HAH_0734 family protein produces the protein MKRLIIHGDPGIRKNAVIDYDGDEVVCFGISRQGDWHGPDEPQLWCTIGTEDEREDYQKRNFVPHWLETESVDAEAIDVIKRADDIAVS, from the coding sequence ATGAAGCGACTCATCATTCACGGGGACCCCGGTATCCGGAAGAACGCCGTCATCGACTACGACGGCGACGAAGTCGTCTGCTTCGGAATCAGTCGGCAGGGCGACTGGCACGGCCCGGACGAACCCCAGTTGTGGTGCACCATCGGTACCGAGGACGAGCGCGAGGACTACCAGAAGCGCAACTTCGTCCCCCACTGGCTCGAAACCGAATCCGTGGACGCCGAGGCCATCGACGTCATCAAGCGCGCCGACGACATCGCCGTCTCGTAA
- a CDS encoding Mut7-C RNAse domain-containing protein, protein MTEDASADRRPSADGSPSRRAPADTPLLLDVMLGKLATYLRMCGYDAAYALDRGVEADSKLLALAESEDRLLVTRDVELAERADGLLLASKPVTDQLRELADAGFALELSEPARCAECNGELVAVGEDASTPEYAPDSAEIRVWRCPDCGQYFWKGSHWESVEATLREL, encoded by the coding sequence ATGACCGAGGACGCCTCCGCCGACCGGCGACCGTCCGCGGACGGGTCCCCATCCCGCCGCGCGCCCGCCGATACCCCGCTCTTGCTCGACGTGATGCTCGGCAAGTTGGCGACCTACCTCCGGATGTGCGGGTACGACGCGGCGTACGCGCTCGACCGGGGCGTCGAAGCGGATTCGAAACTCCTTGCTCTGGCGGAGTCGGAGGACCGCCTGCTCGTGACCCGCGACGTGGAGTTAGCTGAGCGCGCGGACGGCCTGCTCCTCGCGTCGAAGCCAGTGACCGACCAGTTGCGGGAACTTGCCGACGCCGGGTTCGCGCTCGAACTCTCGGAACCGGCGCGGTGCGCGGAGTGCAACGGCGAGTTGGTCGCGGTCGGGGAAGACGCCTCGACGCCGGAGTACGCTCCGGACTCCGCCGAGATTCGAGTCTGGCGGTGTCCCGACTGCGGGCAGTACTTCTGGAAGGGCAGTCACTGGGAGTCGGTCGAGGCTACGCTTCGAGAACTTTGA
- a CDS encoding NAD-dependent epimerase/dehydratase family protein: protein MNVAITGAAGNVGREALLALCGHDVTPITHRDHEDLDGPTLDVTEREAFADALAGQDVLVHLAGNPSPDADWDGVFEPNVGGTYNAYEAARQNDLDRVVFASSNHAVQMYNTDDPAEPESMREDARVVRPDDPTRPDSYYGVSKVAAEALGDFYADRHGVEVVNLRIGWLMDEDDLRETQDADDEADAARARFARAMWLSPGDCREAIKCAVDADLPESPVTGHAVSRNDDRYLSLTETMRKLDYRPRDDSAEVLED from the coding sequence ATGAACGTCGCAATCACCGGTGCCGCGGGGAACGTGGGCCGAGAGGCGCTGTTGGCGCTCTGTGGCCACGACGTGACGCCCATCACCCACCGCGACCACGAGGACCTCGACGGGCCGACGCTCGACGTGACCGAGCGCGAGGCCTTCGCCGACGCGCTCGCGGGACAGGACGTACTCGTTCACCTCGCGGGCAACCCCTCGCCCGACGCCGACTGGGACGGCGTCTTCGAACCCAACGTCGGCGGAACCTACAACGCCTACGAGGCCGCCCGCCAGAACGACCTCGACCGAGTCGTCTTCGCCTCGTCGAACCACGCTGTCCAGATGTACAACACCGACGACCCCGCCGAACCCGAGTCGATGCGCGAGGACGCCCGCGTCGTCCGCCCCGACGACCCGACCCGGCCCGACTCCTACTACGGCGTGAGCAAGGTCGCGGCCGAAGCCCTCGGCGACTTCTACGCCGACCGCCACGGCGTCGAGGTCGTGAACCTCCGAATCGGCTGGCTGATGGACGAGGACGACCTGCGCGAAACGCAGGACGCAGACGACGAGGCCGACGCGGCCCGCGCCCGGTTCGCTCGCGCGATGTGGCTGAGTCCCGGCGACTGCCGCGAGGCTATCAAGTGCGCGGTAGACGCCGACCTGCCGGAGTCGCCCGTGACCGGCCACGCGGTCTCCCGGAACGACGACCGCTACCTCTCGCTGACCGAGACGATGCGGAAGTTGGACTACCGGCCGCGGGACGACTCAGCGGAGGTGCTGGAGGACTGA
- a CDS encoding class I SAM-dependent methyltransferase, whose amino-acid sequence MKKPGEVFEDASVYDPGIEAIVPRYDELHDTVLNAPPHDRDEPVSVLELGAGTGELTTKLLTRFPESEVLAVDHSDQMLEEAERKLETFGDRVTLESGAFPDDYPRAEGEYDLVVSSLAVHHLDEDGKRDLFDAIHRSLAPGGWFINGDVIRFDAPHLETLSEDMIENWVRSKGWKESEFMDEWEASDDYDDPSTLTDQLVWLRESGFDAVTSIWQYYNFAVYGGGKSE is encoded by the coding sequence ATGAAGAAGCCCGGAGAGGTGTTCGAGGACGCGAGCGTCTACGACCCCGGTATCGAGGCCATCGTGCCGCGGTACGACGAACTCCACGACACCGTCCTCAACGCGCCGCCCCACGACCGAGACGAACCCGTCAGCGTCCTCGAACTCGGCGCGGGGACCGGCGAACTCACGACGAAGCTCCTGACGCGGTTCCCCGAGAGCGAGGTGCTTGCAGTGGACCACAGCGACCAGATGCTCGAAGAGGCCGAGCGCAAACTGGAGACGTTCGGCGACCGGGTGACTCTCGAATCCGGGGCCTTCCCCGACGACTACCCGCGGGCGGAAGGCGAGTACGACCTCGTCGTCTCGTCGCTGGCGGTCCACCACCTCGACGAGGACGGGAAGCGCGACCTGTTCGACGCCATCCACCGGTCGCTCGCGCCCGGCGGGTGGTTCATCAACGGCGACGTGATTCGGTTCGACGCGCCCCACCTCGAAACCCTCTCGGAGGACATGATAGAGAACTGGGTCCGCTCGAAGGGGTGGAAGGAGTCCGAGTTCATGGACGAGTGGGAGGCCAGCGACGACTACGACGACCCCTCGACGCTGACCGACCAACTGGTCTGGCTCCGGGAATCCGGCTTCGACGCGGTCACGTCCATCTGGCAGTACTACAACTTCGCGGTGTACGGCGGCGGGAAGTCCGAGTGA
- a CDS encoding translation initiation factor IF-2 subunit alpha — translation MKYSGWPDTGELVVGKIDEIEDFGVFVDLSEYEDKRGLIHVSEVASGWIKNIRDHVNEGQTVVCKVLDVDEGAQQIDLSLKDVNDHQRSEKIQEWKNEQKADNWMELAFGEDMGDEKYSQVANELLAEFGGLYGGFEQAAIHGPEALDATGLTDEEVEAIVDTARENVSVPYVTVTGYVDLESASSGGVDDIKEALQAAEGNGDIPDEIDLEVTYVGAPEYRIRVQAPNYKTAEDQLKESAARAQEAIESVGGTGSFHRDRQTEEEQ, via the coding sequence ATGAAATACAGCGGCTGGCCCGACACCGGCGAACTCGTCGTCGGCAAGATAGACGAAATCGAAGACTTCGGCGTCTTCGTGGACCTCTCGGAGTACGAGGACAAGCGCGGTCTCATCCACGTCAGCGAGGTCGCCAGCGGGTGGATCAAGAACATCCGCGACCACGTCAACGAGGGCCAGACGGTCGTCTGCAAGGTACTGGACGTGGACGAGGGTGCACAGCAGATCGACCTCTCGCTGAAAGACGTCAACGACCACCAGCGCTCCGAGAAGATTCAGGAGTGGAAGAACGAGCAGAAGGCCGACAACTGGATGGAACTGGCCTTCGGCGAGGACATGGGCGACGAGAAGTACTCGCAGGTCGCCAACGAACTCCTCGCCGAGTTCGGCGGTCTCTACGGCGGCTTCGAGCAGGCCGCGATTCACGGCCCCGAAGCGCTCGACGCCACAGGCCTCACCGACGAGGAAGTCGAGGCCATCGTGGACACCGCCCGCGAGAACGTCTCGGTGCCCTACGTCACGGTCACGGGCTACGTCGACCTCGAAAGCGCGTCGAGCGGCGGCGTGGACGACATCAAGGAGGCCCTGCAGGCCGCCGAGGGGAACGGCGACATCCCCGACGAAATCGACCTCGAAGTGACCTACGTCGGCGCGCCCGAGTACCGCATCCGGGTACAGGCGCCCAACTACAAGACGGCCGAGGACCAACTCAAGGAGAGCGCGGCCCGCGCCCAAGAGGCAATCGAATCGGTCGGCGGCACCGGGTCGTTCCACCGCGACCGGCAGACCGAAGAGGAACAGTAG
- a CDS encoding MFS transporter, with the protein MAESSGGSLRLFGNREFVALASTAFARSQAYSTILIALGVYANMFDTSGTVEGLFGTAFAAVQLLIVLPLGRYIDLKDAKRFLLVGLLINVGVFVGFMFVSAVEHVILLRAIQGLGASILWLTGTTVVGEISPDESRGLWIGTYNQVGAFSSLLGDLIGGLLLLVYGFSLTYAVLSVFTIGAFVSVYLFLRDNPGGRSDPEEATGYETLRDLMGRRAIKALVFFRGAFSVGKMAVIIFLPIYAQTRFGINEFLTGGILAGGKLTKTLTQGKVGDLTDRFGQKHRFILAGALTYALGTALIPLAEYADGYVSGVTLAALGREMALPGAFFVLFSAYAILGVADSLRLPASMALFIEEGEYFDAVGSSLSLRSIAWKVGQVGGPVLVGAIWDATSVFVAFWTAAAFIVISSTVFAWLFTIESAPEHAVTPADD; encoded by the coding sequence GTGGCCGAGTCGAGCGGCGGGTCGCTCCGCCTCTTCGGAAACCGCGAGTTCGTCGCGCTCGCCAGCACCGCGTTCGCCCGGAGTCAGGCGTACTCCACCATTCTCATCGCGCTGGGGGTGTACGCCAACATGTTCGATACCTCCGGTACCGTCGAGGGACTGTTCGGCACAGCGTTCGCTGCCGTACAGTTGCTCATCGTTCTACCGCTCGGCAGGTATATCGACCTGAAGGACGCCAAGCGGTTCCTGCTGGTCGGACTTCTCATCAACGTCGGTGTGTTCGTCGGCTTCATGTTCGTCTCGGCGGTCGAACACGTTATCCTGCTTCGAGCGATACAGGGTCTCGGTGCGAGCATCCTCTGGCTGACCGGCACCACCGTCGTCGGCGAAATCAGCCCCGACGAGTCGCGAGGGTTGTGGATCGGAACCTACAATCAGGTTGGCGCGTTTTCCAGTCTGCTCGGCGATCTCATCGGCGGTCTCCTCCTGCTGGTCTACGGTTTCAGTCTCACCTACGCCGTACTCAGCGTCTTCACCATCGGCGCGTTCGTTTCGGTGTACCTCTTCCTCCGAGATAATCCGGGCGGCCGGTCGGACCCCGAAGAGGCTACCGGCTACGAGACGCTTCGGGATCTGATGGGCCGCCGTGCGATAAAAGCGCTCGTCTTCTTTCGGGGCGCGTTTAGCGTCGGGAAAATGGCGGTCATTATCTTCCTGCCAATCTACGCTCAGACGAGGTTCGGCATCAACGAGTTCCTGACCGGCGGCATCCTGGCCGGCGGCAAACTCACCAAGACGCTCACGCAAGGCAAGGTCGGCGACCTGACCGACCGGTTCGGCCAAAAGCACCGGTTCATCCTCGCGGGCGCGCTGACCTACGCGCTCGGCACCGCGCTCATTCCCCTCGCCGAGTACGCCGACGGTTACGTCTCTGGCGTCACGCTCGCGGCACTCGGTCGGGAGATGGCGCTTCCGGGCGCGTTCTTCGTCCTCTTTTCGGCTTACGCGATTCTCGGCGTGGCCGACAGCCTCCGCCTTCCCGCGAGCATGGCGCTGTTCATCGAGGAAGGGGAGTACTTCGACGCAGTCGGGTCGAGTCTCTCGTTACGGTCCATCGCGTGGAAGGTCGGACAGGTCGGCGGCCCGGTGCTTGTCGGGGCCATCTGGGACGCCACCTCGGTTTTCGTCGCGTTCTGGACCGCCGCGGCCTTCATCGTGATTTCGTCGACCGTGTTCGCGTGGCTGTTCACGATAGAGTCCGCGCCGGAGCATGCAGTCACGCCCGCGGACGACTGA
- a CDS encoding proteasome assembly chaperone family protein — MDELDIEAVADPDLQDPVLVEGLPGVGHVGKLAVEHLLEEKESELVRRVYSEHFPPQVSVADDGTTELACAEIHAVELDDRDLLVLTGDHQASDNTGHYRLTDAFLDVAAEFDVETVYALGGVPTGELMDEYDVLGAATHEEFAEELRDAGVEFREDEPAGGIVGTSGLLLGLGERRGFRATCLMGETSGYLVDPKSARAVLEVLEDVLGFEVNFDSLEERADDMEDVANKIQEMENQQSGMATDENLRYIG; from the coding sequence ATGGACGAACTCGACATCGAGGCAGTCGCCGACCCCGACCTGCAGGACCCCGTCCTCGTCGAGGGGCTTCCGGGCGTCGGCCACGTCGGAAAACTGGCGGTCGAACACCTCCTCGAGGAGAAAGAGAGCGAGTTGGTGCGGCGGGTCTACTCCGAACACTTTCCGCCGCAGGTCAGCGTCGCCGACGACGGCACGACCGAACTCGCCTGCGCGGAGATCCACGCCGTCGAACTCGACGACCGAGACCTACTGGTGTTGACCGGCGACCACCAGGCCAGCGACAACACCGGCCACTACCGACTGACCGACGCGTTCCTCGACGTGGCCGCGGAGTTCGACGTCGAGACGGTGTACGCGCTGGGCGGCGTGCCAACGGGCGAACTCATGGACGAGTACGACGTTCTCGGCGCGGCCACCCACGAGGAGTTCGCCGAGGAGTTACGCGACGCGGGTGTCGAGTTCCGAGAGGACGAACCCGCGGGCGGCATCGTCGGCACGAGCGGTCTCTTGCTCGGTCTCGGCGAGCGCCGTGGCTTCCGCGCGACCTGTCTGATGGGCGAGACCAGCGGCTACCTCGTGGACCCGAAGAGCGCTCGCGCGGTCCTCGAAGTGCTGGAGGACGTGCTGGGCTTCGAGGTCAACTTCGACTCGCTGGAGGAACGGGCCGACGACATGGAGGACGTGGCGAACAAGATTCAGGAGATGGAGAACCAGCAGTCCGGGATGGCGACCGACGAGAATCTGCGATACATCGGCTGA
- a CDS encoding DUF7344 domain-containing protein, whose product MTVQDQTPEREDELDPSEIHNVLRNDRRRRAIQHLRESDGPIDVDTLAEHIASVETGESPPPRDVRKSVYVSLHQTHLPKLDDLEIVDYDQRDQQLELRDRAEEVEVYMEVVSEDDISWSTYYFGVGLLGLLTLLAVRLNLLFVSSFGVEFWSWYFLVLFTLSATYHAYSEQKQQVLGL is encoded by the coding sequence ATGACAGTACAGGACCAGACCCCGGAGCGCGAGGACGAACTCGACCCCAGCGAGATTCACAACGTCCTCCGGAACGACCGACGCCGACGCGCGATACAGCATCTGCGAGAGTCGGACGGACCGATAGACGTGGATACGCTCGCCGAACACATCGCCTCCGTCGAGACAGGAGAGTCGCCGCCGCCTCGCGACGTTCGCAAGAGCGTCTACGTCTCGCTTCACCAGACTCACCTCCCGAAACTCGACGACCTCGAAATCGTCGACTACGACCAGCGCGACCAGCAACTCGAACTCAGAGACCGGGCCGAGGAGGTCGAGGTGTACATGGAGGTCGTCTCCGAGGACGACATCTCGTGGTCCACCTACTACTTCGGGGTCGGCCTGCTAGGCCTTCTCACGCTCCTCGCGGTCCGCCTGAACCTCCTGTTCGTCTCGTCGTTCGGCGTCGAATTCTGGTCGTGGTACTTCCTCGTTCTGTTCACGCTCTCGGCGACGTACCACGCCTACTCCGAGCAGAAACAGCAGGTCTTGGGACTCTGA